ACCTCTCCAGTCCACCACCGCACCGCCACCGTCGGGGGCCTCGAGGTCTTCTACCGGGAGGCCGGCGACCGCACGGCACCCACCGTGCTGCTCCTGCACGGCTTCCCGACCAGCTCGCACATGTTCCGCCACCTGATCCCAGCCCTCGCCGACCGCTATCACGTGATCGCCCCCGACCACATCGGGTTCGGCCAGTCCGCCATGCCCGCCGCGCAGGACTTCCCGTACACCTTCGACGCCCTCGCCGAGGTCACCTCCGGCCTGCTCCGGCATCTGGGTGTCGAGCGGTTCGCGATGTACGTCCAGGACTACGGCGCCCCCATCGGCTGGCGGCTCGCCCTGCAGTCCCCTGACAGCGTCACCGCGATCATCACGCAGAACGGCAACGCCTACGAAGAGGGCTTCGTCAAACCCTTCTGGGAGGGTGTCTTCGCCTACGGCAAGGCCCCGGGACCGGACACCGAGGCTCCCATGCGCGGTGCCCTGACTGCCGAGATGACCCGGTGGCAGTACGTGACCGGAGTCGCCGACCCCAGCCTGGTCAGCCCCGACAACTGGGTCCACGACCAGGCGCTCCTGGACCGCCCCGGAAACGACGAGATCCAGCTCAAGCTCTTCCGCGACTACCCCGCCAACGTGGACCTCTACCCGCGGGTGCACCAGTACTTCCGCGACTCCCGGGTTCCGCTGCTGGCGGTCTGGGGAGCGAACGACGAGATCTTCGGCCCCGAGGGCGCCAAGGCGTTCAGCCAGGACCTGCCCGACGCGGAGATCCATCTGCTCGACTCCGGGCACTTCGCCCTGGAGAGCCACCTCGAGACCATCACAGGGCACATCCGCGAGTTCCTCGCCCGCGTCCTCGTATGACGCCTGTTGTCCACCCTCGTTGCCGGAAGGACCCGCCATGGGACTGTCCTGGCAGCAAGGCCCCCTCTCCGCGGGCGCCATCGGACACTTCCTCACCCCTCACCCGCTGCCCGAGCGGCTCCTGTTCGCCGAGCGTCTGCGTCGCCGTATGCGGGCGCGGTTCAACGACACCTGGATCGCCGACAGCGAGGACGTCGCCCTCCTGCACGAGCCGGGCCGCTACCCGGTCGCCTACTTCCCCCGCGCGGACCTCGACGCGCAGGCCCTGGTCGCGAGCGACAAGGTCACCCGGCACCGGGATCTCGGTGCGACGGCCTGGTACACGGTGCGGGCCGGCGACCGCAGCGCCGAACGCGCCGCCTGGGAGTTCACCGCGCTCCCCGATCACGCCGCCGGCCTCCAGGGCCGTACCGCCTTCGCCTGGCGGGCCATGGACGCCTTCTACGAAGAAGACGAACGCATCCTCGGCCACGCCGCCGACCCGTACCACCGCATCGACATCCGCGACACCTCCCGCCTGCTGGAAGTCCGGCTCGGCAGCGCGGTGATCGCCCGGTCCGAGCACCCGGTGGTGCTCTTCGAGTCCGGCTTCGCCCCGCGCTGGTACGTGCCGCGCGCCGACATCGACGAGCGGAGGCTGCGCCCCGTCGAAGGGCAGACGTTCTGCCCCTACAAGGGTGTGTGCGACTACTACGACATCGGCGACGTGCGGCGCGCGGCCTGGTCGTACCGCGACGCCTACCGGGAGGCCGACCGGATCGACGGCCTGGTCTCGTTCGAACCGGACAAGGCCGAGGTCTGGCTCGACGGCGAGCGGCTGTACCTGGAGCCCGGGCAGACGGTCGTCCCGCACGGCGCCGACCGCGGGCTCGACGTCGGCGAGGTCACGCGCCGTTGAAGACGCCGACCGGACCATCGGCCTGCCGGCGCAGGGCCGACTCACCTGTGGGAACGGGCCGGCCATAGGTTGGGGCCATGAATGATGACTGGCGGACGGATCGGATCGGAACTGCTCTGCGGGGCGAGAACCCGACCGTGCTACGGCAGCTCGATGCGGGGTTCGCGGTGATCGGCGACGTGCAGTTCCTGCCGGGCTACTCGGTCCTGCTCGTGGACGAGCCAGGTGTGCAGCGGCTGTCCGACCTGCCCCGGGCCAGGCGGCTGGCGTTCCTGTCCGACATGGACCGGCTCGGCGAAGCCGTGGAGCGGGCCTGCCTGCGCCTGGACCTCGCATTCCGCCGGGTCAACCTGGAGATCCTCGGCAACACGGACCCGTTCCTGCACGCCCATGTCTGGCCCCGGTTCGAGTGGGAGCCGACCGAGTTGGCGGGGAGGCCCGTGTGGCTGTATCCGGCTGACCGGTGGAGCGATGAGCGGTTCAGGCTCGGGCCGCGGCACGACGGGGTGCGGCAGGCGATCGGGAGTGAGCTGGACCGGTTGGGTGGCGTGGCCTGACGGGCGGGCGCCGGTTGCCCGGTGGATCGCGAAGGAGCTCACGGGATCGTCACAACGATCAGGGGGACCTCGGCCCCCACGTGCTTCGCTCCGATCGGCGGGCGGCGCGTGCCGGGCCCAGCCCGTGTCCCGGGCCGCCTTGCCCGCCCCGCCAGTTGTGTTACGCCCCTGTGACACCGAACGGACGATTCAAAGATCAGCAGCTGTCACGCTCGGGTCAGGCGCCGGGTACCGCGCCGCCCGACCTTTCCATGTTCCTGGGGGAATACTTCATGACCACCCGTACCCGTACCATCGCGGCCGCCATCGCCGTGGCCGCAGCCGTCACCGGCACGGCACTCCTGGGCGCCTCCGGCGCCGCCTCGGCCGCCTCCGGTGCCGCGCACGGCACCGTGACCGTCAGCAACGGCACCAGGGACGTGCTGATCGGCGGCCACAAGGTCGACTTCAGAGTGCCGGTCCGGGACCTCGCCTGGTCCCCGAACGGCGCCAAGGCCGCCTTCATCGACGGGTCCGGGAACCTGGACATCGCCAACCCCGACGGCAGCGGGCGTGTCGTCGTCGCCAAGAACCCCGGCAACCAGAACTGGTCCCACCCCACCTGGCAGGTGACCGCGAAGGACACCCAGAACGGCATCCCCGCCAAGGACAACCTCATCTTCGCGGCCCGGGACCACGGTGTCTCCCGGCTGAAGTACGTCTCCGCCAAGGCGGTCCACGGCACGCCCAGGACGCTGTCCCTGTACGGCGACCCCGGCCCGGGTGGGGCGATCCCGCAGACCGGCAATGTGTGGCCCAACGCGGCCGGGCAGTACGGCACTTCGGTCTACGCCAACGTCGACACCGGCGCTGTCTACATCCGTGACGACTACACGCGCCAGCAGGGCGGCAAGCTCACCAAGGGTTCCCAGCCGGCCCTGTCCCCGAACAACGAGGAAGTCGTCTTCG
The genomic region above belongs to Streptomyces sp. CG1 and contains:
- a CDS encoding HIT family protein, with the translated sequence MNDDWRTDRIGTALRGENPTVLRQLDAGFAVIGDVQFLPGYSVLLVDEPGVQRLSDLPRARRLAFLSDMDRLGEAVERACLRLDLAFRRVNLEILGNTDPFLHAHVWPRFEWEPTELAGRPVWLYPADRWSDERFRLGPRHDGVRQAIGSELDRLGGVA
- a CDS encoding alpha/beta fold hydrolase, producing MTSPVHHRTATVGGLEVFYREAGDRTAPTVLLLHGFPTSSHMFRHLIPALADRYHVIAPDHIGFGQSAMPAAQDFPYTFDALAEVTSGLLRHLGVERFAMYVQDYGAPIGWRLALQSPDSVTAIITQNGNAYEEGFVKPFWEGVFAYGKAPGPDTEAPMRGALTAEMTRWQYVTGVADPSLVSPDNWVHDQALLDRPGNDEIQLKLFRDYPANVDLYPRVHQYFRDSRVPLLAVWGANDEIFGPEGAKAFSQDLPDAEIHLLDSGHFALESHLETITGHIREFLARVLV
- a CDS encoding DUF427 domain-containing protein, encoding MGLSWQQGPLSAGAIGHFLTPHPLPERLLFAERLRRRMRARFNDTWIADSEDVALLHEPGRYPVAYFPRADLDAQALVASDKVTRHRDLGATAWYTVRAGDRSAERAAWEFTALPDHAAGLQGRTAFAWRAMDAFYEEDERILGHAADPYHRIDIRDTSRLLEVRLGSAVIARSEHPVVLFESGFAPRWYVPRADIDERRLRPVEGQTFCPYKGVCDYYDIGDVRRAAWSYRDAYREADRIDGLVSFEPDKAEVWLDGERLYLEPGQTVVPHGADRGLDVGEVTRR